In Candidatus Goldiibacteriota bacterium HGW-Goldbacteria-1, the sequence ACAAACTGGAATTTGAACGACTTGCGGCATACCAGTTTCTGGACCAGGCCAGCATAAGCCTTAAAAACGGCTCTGATAAGGCCGAACTGCTTAAGACCATATATACCAGGCAGAGTCTGGTTATAAACGACATAGATGCCATGATATCCCGTCTAAAAGCTAAAAATACCGCCTTAAAAGCCATTTCCGGAGCATTTATAGGTGAAATTGACACACAGATACAGGAATTGGGGGAAATACGCAGAAAAGGGCAAATATCGCAGGATTTGATTAAAGATAAGTAACAGCTGACAGGTTACAGGTTACAGGTTACAGGTTACAGGTTACAGGTTACAGGTTACAGGTTACAGGTTACAGGTTACAAGTTACTACAGGTTACAGGTTACAGGTTACAGGTTACAAGTTACAAGTTACAGGTTACAGGTTACAAGTTACAGGTTACAGGTTACAGGTTACAGGTTACAGGTTACAAGTTACAAGTAGAAATACTAAACAATTCAAGCGAATCATGGCAAAAATCACGAAACAAACGCACAGGTTTTCCACATAAAAAACAAATATTCACAACGTCGCATAATGTATCTTATGTTAACTAACAATTTTGATAAAACCTCCTGTACCGCACGTTATTGTATTACTGTTATTGTTTTTAATCTCTCTGCTTTTATTGGCGTTTTATAGGTTTGTTATTATATATTATAGCGCGCAAAACTTCTAATGAAATTTTCTGATTAAATTCGCACGCCGGTGTGATTCGGAGGAAATAAGTTATTCACATCCCCCTACTACAGCAGCTCGGAGGGTTGGCAGCTCGGCATCTCGGTTTAGACCTTTTGGTGGTTTGCCCTTGCCTTGGTAGGCGCGTCTTTTAAGGCGCGGTTGAAGCTAGCCTGCGAGCGGAAATCCCTGCGATGAAACGAGTTCACGAGCGTAAGAAGCAGGGACAGCTAAAATCTTAAACCACGCACCCTAAAGGGTTCGGTTGGAGCAAGCCTGGCAGGGACAGCCCGTAAAAATTGAGGGACGGATGGTCGGATACACAGAGGGACGGAGGAATAATGCCTAACCCATAGACTATTATAACCCATATCCCATAAATAAAACAAAGACGCTCGGAAGCTCGGTTTAGATTTGGTAGACGCGGGTCTTCAGCCCGCGGTAGTGGAAGTAAAAACACAAAATGCACGGGACGCGCAAAAACGATTCCCCTGCTAAAAACAAATCTAAACCACGCACCCTAAAGGGTGCGGCTACCAGAACGAAAATCAGATACTTGAAAGGTTGGTTTAGATTTGGTATATGCGTGTCTTTAAAACCTGTAACTTGTCAGCTGTAACTTGTCAGCTGTAACTTGTCAGCTGTAACTTGTCAGCTGTAACTTGTCAGCTGTAACTTTAGCTCTACGCCGACTGCCTTATGATAAATTTGGGGTCAAGGATTATAAGGCGGGATTCGTCTTTTCCAACCTGCCCGTTTATGCACCTGACGGCAAGTTCAAAAGCTTCAGAGCCAAGTTTTTCAAGGGGCTGTTTTACCGTGGTTAAAGCCGGCTTTGTAAATTCCGAAACGTTGATGTCATCGTACCCTACCACCGCGACATCCTTTGGAACGTCCAGCCCTGCCTGTTGAATCGCCTCTATAGCGCCCATTGCGACAAGGTCGCCGGCTGCACAAAATATTGCATCAAGATCTTTATATTCGGCCATAAACTCTTTGGTCCGCTGTACACCTTCATCAAACTCATAATAAGCCACGTGCTTAACCATTTTCTGGTCAAATTCAAGTTCATAGTCTTCCATTGCTTTTCTGTAACCTATAAGGCGTTCCACCACATTGGCGTTTGTCCTTTTATCAAGAAACTCGCCGGAGATAATGCCGATTTTCTTTCTTCCCTGCTTTATAAGGTGTTCAACCGCCATATAAGACCCTTTTACATTATCCACCTTAACAGTGTGCCCGCCTTCCACCGTTTCTTCAATAAATACAACGGGAATGCCTGCATTTTTATATGATTCAAGCAGGTCGCTTTCCATTGGCACACTTATGGATATCATGGCATCTGCCCTGCGTTCTAATAAGATTGTTTTTAAGATGTCGTTTTCAAAATCTGTCCTGCCTGTGGTGGGATAATAATTAACTTCATAAGGCCCTTTAAACAGGTGCGGCTCTATGCCGTGAAGTATTTCATGGACAAAATTATTGGAAAACAGTTTGGATACGACGGCTATAGTATGAAAATCATTGGGCATAAAAACCCTCTTTTTTTTTATTAATTACCTTAAAATGATTATATCATAAAAAGTTTAACTATTGCCGAAACAATAACCAGAACAAATACTAAATTAATCGTAGGAAAAAGGAGGTATTTTTTCACAAAAGATAACTATCCCCCGCCGCCCTCCCTCACTTCATCGCAGAGTTGCAAGTTGAGATTAGGTGAGAATTTTAGATAAATATATTAAAAACTCCGCTTTTCTGAACCGTTGCAAGATTTGCAATAATTCAATTCTGTTTTCGGAGGTAAAGCACCCTTATCTTTCATTTTCATGTCCCCTGTGTCTTATTTAATATATAAAAACTCTACTCCTTGCTTCTACTTATCAAACCAGTCCTGGGCCATATGCCTGAATTCGTGTTTCTTTGAAACAACGGTCATATGCCCGCCTGAAAGGTATATCTTTGATTCAAAAAGCGGGTTTTTTGCCAGCGCCGTGTGTATTTTTTCATCCAGGCTTTTAATTAAAGGATTATCCTTTGCTCCGGTGAACAATACCGGGCATTGAATTTTTTCAAGGCCTGCGGGAACATATTTTCTGCCTGATTTTGCAAATCTAAGCAGCATATCATTGTCCATCTGCATAACTTTTTTATACCTGAAACTGTGCTGTAGAAACCAGGCGTACCAGTACTTTCCGCGGATGGCTTCATTTCTGTCAGCAATAAGTTTTTCCGCCTCATCTAATTTCATACTCTCCCCCAGAAAACTGTCCGCGATTACTTTTTTAACAAGCCCCGGCGCTTCTATCGCCATATTAAGCGCCACCATTGCTCCGCCTTCCGTGCCAATCACATACGTCTTCTGCACGCCAAGCGCGGCGCATACTGAAACCGCGCACTTTGCCATTTCACGCCAGAAATCATCCGGAAACTGCTTAACCGGGTCAGACTTGCCGTGCCCCGGATAGTCAAACATAAACGTCCTGTACACGCGCCTGTAATGCTTATATTCCCCGCCCATCATCGCGCTTGATACTGTATTACCATGAAGAATAAGCAGGTGTTCCCCTTTTCCTTTGGCTTTATAAAATACCCTTTGTCCCTGATAAGCAATATACGGCATTATAATTCTCCTTATTTTTTAAGTTGAAAGTTTACTTTTCAGTAAGCTTCCGGGCAAGTTTTACGGCTTCGTAAGCGTCCTTTGAATAACCGTCCGCCCCTATTTCATCGGCATACGCCTGGTCTACAACCGCTCCGCCTATAATGAACCTGGCGTTAAGGCCCTCTTTTTTTGCAAGGTCAATAACCGGTTTCATTTCTATCATTGTGGTGGTCATAAGCGCGGACAAACCAATAACCTGCGCCCCTGTTTCTTTTGCTTTTTTAACTATCTCTTCAGCAGACACATCTTTGCCAAGGTCAAACACCTGAAACCCATAATTCTTCAGCATCAAAGATACTATATTTTTACCTATATCGTGGATGTCGCCTTTAACCGTTGCCATTACCACTTTTTTCTGCGACCCTTCCGTTTCACTTTTTTTAAGCAGAGGTTCAAGTATGGCAAAAGCGGCTTTCATGGCCTCCGCGCTTTGTATTAACTGCGGAAGAAAATACTGTTTTTTCTCAAACAGATTCCCAACGTGGTTAATTGCCGGAATTAAAATATCATCCACTATTTTTGACGGGGCAATATTACCAGCCACCGCTGAATTTATAAGCCCGGTTATTTTCTCTTTATTCCCTTTTACAACCGCTTCGTAAATCTGCTCTTCGTTAGATTTGCCGCTAACCTGCGCCGCTTTGGAATCGGGTTTTACTGCATTGCCAAACTTCTCTATGTAAAGCGCGCTGTTGGTGTCGGTGGCGTTTAAGACATCTGACGCCGCTTTAATCTGCATTAAAAGTTCCGCTGAAGGGTTGGCAATAACCGTGGTAAGCCCGCTGTTAACCGCCATTGCAAGAAAAGCCGCGTTTACATAGCCGCGTTCAGGCAGACCAAACGACACATTTGACAGACCGCAGGTTGTGTTAAAACCAAGCGCGGACGCTTTTTCGATTACGTCAAGCGTTACTTTAGCGGCTTTCTGGTCAGACGATACCGTCATTACAAGGCCGTCTATTATTATATCCTTTTCTGTGTATCCATATTTTTTTGCCTGTTTAAATACCCTCTGTACAACACTTATCCTGCTGCCCGAGTCTGCCGGAATGCCCTTGTCATCAAGGGGCAGTAAAATAAACATGGCGCCGTATTTAGCCGCGACAGGCAGAAGTTTTTCTATTTTTTTGGACTCTCCCGAAATGGAATTAATAAGCGCCCTGCCGGGATAAGCCCTTAACGCGGCTTCCACAACTTCCGGTGATGATGAATCTATACAAAGCGGAAGTTCAGACTGATTGCTTAATAACTCTATTATTTTTATCATTACGGCTTTTTCATCAATTCCGGCCATGCCCGCGTTTACGTCAAGAATCCCGGCTCCGCCGGCTGCCTGCTCTTCGGCAAAGCGCCTTACTTCGGCTGTTTTTCCTTCTTTTAATTCCGCCTGAAGCTGCTTCTTGCCTGTAGGATTTATACGCTCGCCTATTACTGTAAGCGGGTAATCACTGCCGATAAATACGGTTTTTCTTGCCGATGTCACAGCGCTGAAACTTACAGAATTATTTTTAAAACCCGTGTTTTTTATTTTACTGATTTCTTTAGCTGTTTTCTCTATGTACTCCGGCGATGTGCCGCAGCAGCCGCCTAACAGATTAATTCCCGCGTTTACAAAAGGCGCGGCAAAAGTACAGA encodes:
- a CDS encoding 5-methyltetrahydrofolate--homocysteine methyltransferase, translating into MTKKQFKKLVEKRVLILDGSSGVALQKRGMPAGVCPEKWALENPDVLSGLQNEYAAAGSDIIYTFTFGGNPVKLEEYGLKGQTFEINRDLALLSKKAAGNHALIAGDIAPTGHFPKPFGDIPFEEMVNIFKEQVKGLLAGGVDLFAIETMMDIQEARAAVLAVQESCSLPIMVSMTFDKDGRTLTGTDPLTALITLQAMNIDAFGANCSTGPKEMLEVIKALKPYSKIPLLAKPNAGLPKLKDGKTVFEMVAGEFCTFAAPFVNAGINLLGGCCGTSPEYIEKTAKEISKIKNTGFKNNSVSFSAVTSARKTVFIGSDYPLTVIGERINPTGKKQLQAELKEGKTAEVRRFAEEQAAGGAGILDVNAGMAGIDEKAVMIKIIELLSNQSELPLCIDSSSPEVVEAALRAYPGRALINSISGESKKIEKLLPVAAKYGAMFILLPLDDKGIPADSGSRISVVQRVFKQAKKYGYTEKDIIIDGLVMTVSSDQKAAKVTLDVIEKASALGFNTTCGLSNVSFGLPERGYVNAAFLAMAVNSGLTTVIANPSAELLMQIKAASDVLNATDTNSALYIEKFGNAVKPDSKAAQVSGKSNEEQIYEAVVKGNKEKITGLINSAVAGNIAPSKIVDDILIPAINHVGNLFEKKQYFLPQLIQSAEAMKAAFAILEPLLKKSETEGSQKKVVMATVKGDIHDIGKNIVSLMLKNYGFQVFDLGKDVSAEEIVKKAKETGAQVIGLSALMTTTMIEMKPVIDLAKKEGLNARFIIGGAVVDQAYADEIGADGYSKDAYEAVKLARKLTEK